One Misgurnus anguillicaudatus chromosome 19, ASM2758022v2, whole genome shotgun sequence genomic region harbors:
- the LOC129436299 gene encoding uncharacterized protein isoform X1 yields the protein MTLDSELDRLNTFMTERLMEAVKEIILTVGRTVRDYEEETERVRSENKRLKEMLRDSGCFHEQTNAALQSCQPVSPGQPTWIPSQKEDPESLKEIQQNQRQSEQYPHIKLEQSVYSDDTWQEPADSPSNINKDSLLCVSETNPADDEVTDLPIKDEFINPNCSGNEDEYPIWSPHSPDLPLGTVDLSRSQHQDQPTCITNKSPSTLLKHSSLSSNVHQILNPNVLCTNSSKCHSNCCELQKKKIAKFSPVWKYFSLKDGDCSKAVCLVCKVVISRGRKEYTTTALLRHLRIKHAICIKWKNDSTGSFEHFHDRALDGGCEGDHPHCRQDGARVRRGNGASPKRK from the exons ATGACTCTGGACTCTGAACTGGATCGTTTGAACACTTTCATGACCGAGCGCTTGATGGAGGCTGTGAAGGAGATCATCCTCACTGTCGGCAGGACGGTGCGCGATTATGAAGAGGAAACGGAGCGAGTCCGAAGCGAAAATAAACGGCTAAAAGAAATGTTACGGGACTCCGGATGCTTCCATGAACAAACAAATGCTG CTCTTCAGTCCTGTCAGCCTGTTTCTCCTGGGCAGCCCACGTGGATTCCCAGCCAGAAAGAGGATCCAGAATCCCTCAAAGAGATCCAACAGAACCAGAGACAGAGCGAACAATACCCGCACATTAAACTAGAACAGTCTGTTTACTCGGACGACACCTGGCAAGAACCTGCAGACTCACCATCAAACATCAACAAGGATTCGCTCTTGTGTGTGTCTGAGACAAATCCTGCTGATGATGAAGTGACAGACTTGCCAATCAAAGATGAATTCATAAACCCAAACTGTTCAGGCAATGAGGATGAATATCCGATTTGGTCACCACATAGTCCAGACCTCCCTTTAGGCACAGTGGACCTCTCCAGATCACAACACCAAGATCAACCTACATGCATTACCAATAAATCTCCTTCCACTTTATTAAAGCACAGCAGTTTATCTAGTAATGTCCATCAGATTTTAAATCCCAACGTATTGTGTACCAATAGCTCCAAATGTCACAGTAATTGCTGTGAATTGCAAAAGAAGAAAATAGCTAAATTTAGCCCCGTATGGAAGTATTTCTCTTTAAAAGATGGAGACTGTAGCAAAGCAGTGTGCCTTGTGTGTAAAGTCGTCATATCCCGTGGTCGCAAAGAGTACACCACGACAGCCCTTCTAAGGCACCTTCGTATAAAACATG CGATCTGCATCAAGTGGAAAAATGACTCAACTGGATCGTTTGAACACTTTCATGACCGAGCGCTTGATGGAGGCTGTGAAGGAGATCATCCTCACTGTCGGCAGGACGGTGCTCGAGTACGAAGAGGAAACGGAGCGAGTCCGAAGCGAAAATAA
- the LOC129436299 gene encoding uncharacterized protein isoform X2, whose product MRSASSGKMTQLDRLNTFMTERLMEAVKEIILTVGRTVLEYEEETERVRSENKWLKEMLRDSGWYPEQTNAALQSCQPVSPEQPTWIPSQRESPESLEEIQQNQRQSEQYQHIKLEQSVYFDDTWQEPADSPSNDDNNSNKDSLLCVSDANPEVIDFPTNIKVEPTSPNCSADDIGDTEDEYQSWSPHSPDLPLGAADLFRSQHQDQPTCTSNEASPSLLKNSSLSSNVPHIQNHNIFCTSSSKCKSKCCELKKKATPKTSPVWRYFSLKDGDCSKAVCLMCKAVLSRGHKEYTTSPLLTHLRIKHGKC is encoded by the exons ATG CGATCTGCATCAAGTGGAAAAATGACTCAACTGGATCGTTTGAACACTTTCATGACCGAGCGCTTGATGGAGGCTGTGAAGGAGATCATCCTCACTGTCGGCAGGACGGTGCTCGAGTACGAAGAGGAAACGGAGCGAGTCCGAAGCGAAAATAAATGGCTAAAAGAAATGTTACGGGACTCCGGGTGGTACCCTGAACAAACAAATGCAG CTCTTCAGTCCTGTCAGCCTGTTTCTCCTGAGCAGCCCACTTGGATTCCCAGCCAAAGAGAAAGTCCAGAATCCCTTGAAGAGATCCAACAGAACCAGAGACAGAGCGAACAATACCAACACATTAAACTAGAACAGTCTGTTTACTTTGACGACACTTGGCAAGAACCTGCAGACTCACCTTCAAACGACGACAACAACAGCAACAAGGATTCACTCCTGTGTGTGTCTGACGCAAATCCTGAAGTGATAGACTTCCCAACCAATATCAAAGTTGAACCCACATCCCCTAACTGTTCAGCTGACGATATAGGGGACACTGAGGATGAATATCAGAGTTGGTCACCACATAGTCCAGACCTCCCTTTAGGTGCAGCGGACCTCTTCAGATCACAACACCAAGATCAACCTACATGCACTAGCAATGAAGCTTCTCCCAGTTTATTAAAGAATAGCAGTTTATCTAGTAATGTCCCTCACATTCAAAATCACAATATTTTCTGTACCAGTAGCTCCAAATGTAAAAGTAAATGCTGTGAATTGAAAAAGAAGGCAACACCCAAAACGAGCCCCGTATGGAGGTATTTCTCTTTAAAAGATGGAGACTGTAGCAAAGCTGTGTGCCTTATGTGTAAGGCCGTCTTATCCCGTGGCCACAAAGAGTACACCACATCACCCCTTTTAACGCACCTTCgcataaaacatggtaaatGTTGA
- the LOC129436299 gene encoding uncharacterized protein isoform X3 → MTQLDRLNTFMTERLMEAVKEIILTVGRTVLEYEEETERVRSENKWLKEMLRDSGWYPEQTNAALQSCQPVSPEQPTWIPSQRESPESLEEIQQNQRQSEQYQHIKLEQSVYFDDTWQEPADSPSNDDNNSNKDSLLCVSDANPEVIDFPTNIKVEPTSPNCSADDIGDTEDEYQSWSPHSPDLPLGAADLFRSQHQDQPTCTSNEASPSLLKNSSLSSNVPHIQNHNIFCTSSSKCKSKCCELKKKATPKTSPVWRYFSLKDGDCSKAVCLMCKAVLSRGHKEYTTSPLLTHLRIKHGKC, encoded by the exons ATGACTCAACTGGATCGTTTGAACACTTTCATGACCGAGCGCTTGATGGAGGCTGTGAAGGAGATCATCCTCACTGTCGGCAGGACGGTGCTCGAGTACGAAGAGGAAACGGAGCGAGTCCGAAGCGAAAATAAATGGCTAAAAGAAATGTTACGGGACTCCGGGTGGTACCCTGAACAAACAAATGCAG CTCTTCAGTCCTGTCAGCCTGTTTCTCCTGAGCAGCCCACTTGGATTCCCAGCCAAAGAGAAAGTCCAGAATCCCTTGAAGAGATCCAACAGAACCAGAGACAGAGCGAACAATACCAACACATTAAACTAGAACAGTCTGTTTACTTTGACGACACTTGGCAAGAACCTGCAGACTCACCTTCAAACGACGACAACAACAGCAACAAGGATTCACTCCTGTGTGTGTCTGACGCAAATCCTGAAGTGATAGACTTCCCAACCAATATCAAAGTTGAACCCACATCCCCTAACTGTTCAGCTGACGATATAGGGGACACTGAGGATGAATATCAGAGTTGGTCACCACATAGTCCAGACCTCCCTTTAGGTGCAGCGGACCTCTTCAGATCACAACACCAAGATCAACCTACATGCACTAGCAATGAAGCTTCTCCCAGTTTATTAAAGAATAGCAGTTTATCTAGTAATGTCCCTCACATTCAAAATCACAATATTTTCTGTACCAGTAGCTCCAAATGTAAAAGTAAATGCTGTGAATTGAAAAAGAAGGCAACACCCAAAACGAGCCCCGTATGGAGGTATTTCTCTTTAAAAGATGGAGACTGTAGCAAAGCTGTGTGCCTTATGTGTAAGGCCGTCTTATCCCGTGGCCACAAAGAGTACACCACATCACCCCTTTTAACGCACCTTCgcataaaacatggtaaatGTTGA
- the LOC129436300 gene encoding uncharacterized protein, which translates to MTQLDRLNTFMTERLMEAVKEIILTVGRTVREYEEETERVRSENKRLKEMLRDSGCFPEQTNAALQSCQPVSPEQPTWIPSQKEDPESLKEIQQRPSEQYPHIKLEQSVYSDDTWQEPADSPSNINNNKDSLLCVSETNPADDGVIDFPTNIKVELINTNCSADDIVNTEDEYQSWSPCSPDIHLGTVDLSQHHQDQATYTTNEASPTFLKRRSLFSNTRHISNHNILCTNSSNCNSKCCELQKRTIAKSSPVWRYFSLKEGDCSKAVCLMCKAVISRGRKEYTTSALLKHLRMKHGKC; encoded by the exons ATGACTCAACTGGATCGTTTGAACACTTTCATGACCGAGCGCCTGATGGAGGCTGTGAAGGAGATCATCCTCACTGTCGGCAGGACGGTGCGCGAGTACGAAGAGGAAACGGAGCGAGTCCGAAGCGAAAATAAACGGCTTAAAGAAATGTTACGGGACTCCGGATGCTTCCCTGAACAAACAAATGCAG CTCTTCAGTCCTGTCAGCCTGTCTCTCCTGAGCAGCCCACTTGGATTCCCAGCCAGAAAGAGGATCCAGAATCCCTCAAAGAGATCCAACAGAGACCGAGCGAACAATACCCGCACATTAAACTAGAACAGTCTGTGTATTCTGATGACACTTGGCAAGAACCTGCAGACTCACCATCAAACATCAACAACAACAAGGATTCACTCTTGTGTGTGTCTGAGACAAATCCTGCTGATGATGGAGTGATAGACTTCCCAACCAATATCAAAGTCGAACTTATCAACACTAACTGTTCAGCCGACGATATAGTGAACACTGAGGATGAATATCAGAGTTGGTCACCATGTAGTCCAGACATACATTTAGGCACAGTGGACCTCTCACAACACCACCAAGATCAAGCTACATACACTACCAATGAAGCTTCTCCCACTTTTTTAAAGCGTAGAAGTTTATTTAGTAATACGCGTCACATTTCAAATCACAACATATTATGTACCAATAGCTCTAATTGTAACAGTAAATGCTGTGAATTGCAAAAGAGGACGATAGCCAAATCGAGCCCCGTATGGAGGTATTTCTCTTTAAAAGAGGGAGACTGTAGCAAAGCAGTGTGTCTTATGTGTAAGGCCGTCATATCCCGTGGTCGCAAAGAGTACACCACGTCAGCCCTTCTAAAGCACCTTCGCATGAAACATGGTAAATGTTGA
- the LOC129436302 gene encoding uncharacterized protein — protein MTKLQIINTFLTERLMAALNEIMDMVGETVLQYETELDTLQKDNEYLRRTLKETEKLFESNDPPASFTSPGISNSEPASPPQQLEWKPSFETETMPTEIYENQVPDEQLTSTKVEGFSSHSPLVTEPDINISCSPLRSTLTTTDKNFKTSTFIEFPCDVKTEPVETLDPQSTSTNTLIHSPLPHCTAQVSATADVSHRSDPNVFSILNSRTDLESANRMSGCPKLKPRTLKVSMKKTSTSVLKTRPDIAHINYSTPHQNTDSGSAKNGTRDAMSTNGHLNDVINPPYHVTPFGKGSRQGRGRGRGTGKHACSQCGKLFPHHSRLKVHMRIHTGEKPYACAQCGKRFNNDGTLRNHRRVHLQLRLYGCPVCSRSFKDAYTCRNHMRLHDNSTLFLPPQAK, from the exons ATGACAAAGCTTCAGATCATTAACACATTTCTGACGGAGCGCCTAATGGCGGCGCTGAATGAAATCATGGACATGGTCGGCGAGACAGTCCTGCAGTATGAGACAGAGCTGGACACCTTACAAAAAGACAACGAGTACCTGAGACGGACACTGAAGGAGACTGAGAAACTCTTCGAGTCCAATG ACCCTCCTGCATCTTTCACAAGTCCGGGAATCTCAAACTCCGAACCAGCATCTCCACCCCAGCAGCTGGAATGGAAGCCTAGCTTTGAAACAGAAACGATGCCTACAGAGATCTATGAGAACCAGGTACCCGACGAGCAGCTCACCAGCACAAAAGTGGAAGGGTTCTCCAGTCATTCTCCTCTGGTGACTGAACCTGATATCAATATATCCTGTTCGCCCTTAAGAAGCACACTCACTACAACagataaaaactttaaaacatcAACATTCATAGAATTTCCTTGTGATGTTAAAACAGAGCCTGTGGAGACTCTTGATCCACAGTCCACTAGTACTAACACATTGATCCACAGCCCATTACCTCATTGCACTGCTCAGGTGTCAGCTACTGCTGATGTTAGTCACAGGTCTGATCCTAATGTTTTCAGCATATTAAATTCCAGAACTGATCTAGAATCAGCTAATCGTATGTCCGGTTGCCCCAAGTTAAAGCCTAGAACCTTGAAGGTGTCCATGAAGAAGACAAGCACCAGTGTGTTAAAGACGCGTCCTGATATAGCTCACATCAACTATAGCACCCCTCATCAAAACACTGACTCTGGATCAGCTAAGAATGGGACACGTGATGCAATGAGCACCAATGGACATCTCAACGATGTGATCAATCCTCCATATCACGTCACGCCTTTCGGTAAAGGATCCAGGCAGGGAAGAGGTCGAGGCAGAGGTACGGGGAAACACGCGTGCTCCCAGTGTGGAAAACTGTTCCCACATCATTCACGGCTGAAGGTGCACATGCGCATTCATACGGGGGAAAAGCCGTATGCCTGTGCCCAGTGTGGAAAACGGTTCAACAATGATGGAACTTTGAGGAACCACAGGCGTGTGCATCTACAGTTGCGTCTTTATGGCTGTCCGGTGTGCTCACGCAGCTTTAAGGATGCGTACACGTGCCGGAATCACATGCGCCTACATGATAACTCCACGCTGTTTCTACCTCCGCAGGCAAAATAA